The Apium graveolens cultivar Ventura chromosome 6, ASM990537v1, whole genome shotgun sequence genome contains a region encoding:
- the LOC141665188 gene encoding uncharacterized protein LOC141665188 gives MTPPERRRHTSPRREERRRRRDNYKEESQVRVGGGGCRERPQGSHHSSNVDGGREGEVVRVSEATRCRLFTASLRGSAQQWISKLGPASIRIWRKLEDLFIRQFQSTLHYSPLVATLDNIKQREGEPLTEYFRRFNTEVPKRVEKSTREQKISENYRNKRDRSSSPDERRKTYRSSSSPKKSARGKETTKDSGRPYTSKWQTHTPLVASIDHIYAIYAGNGVFRKAAPLTDYNKRDTSKYCAYHEATGHDTADCRQLKDEIETLIRQGKLTEWVVKEV, from the exons ATGACCCCTCCAGAAAGACGTCGACACACCTCGCCCAGGAGGGAGGAGCGACGTAGACGTAGAGACAATTACAAAGAGGAGTCGCAAGTGCGAGTTGGAGGTGGGGGATGCCGCGAGCGACCTCAGGGCTCACACCATTCGAGTAACGTGGATGGTGGCAGGGAAGGAGAAGTTGTTAGG GTGTCGGAGGCAACCCGCTGTAGACTTTTCACGGCGTCACTTAGAGGTAGTGCCCAACAATGGATCTCCAAGTTGGGACCTGCTAGCATAAGGATATGGCGGAAATTGGAGGACCTGTTCATCAGGCAATTTCAGTCCACCCTCCACTACTCACCTCTTGTGGCTACGCTAGACAACATCAAGCAGAGGGAGGGAGAGCCCCTGACAGAATACTTTCGTCGGTTCAACACCGAAGTTCCCAAG AGAGTGGAGAAGTCGACGAGGGAACAGAAAATCAGCGAGAACTACCGAAATAAGAGGGACCGATCCTCGAGCCCTGACGAGAGAAGGAAAACATATCGTAGTAGTTCCAGCCCAAAAAAGTCCGCCCGGGGCAAAGAGACCACCAAAGATTCGGGGAGACCCTATACAAGCAAATGGCAGACACATACCCCTCTGGTAGCCTCTAtcgaccatatatatgctatctATGCTGGAAATGGGGTATTTAGGAAGGCGGCTCCTCTCACAGACTACAACAAAAGGGATACCTCAAAGTATTGTGCATACCACGAGGCCACGGGGCATGATACGGCTGATTgcaggcaattgaaagatgaaatcgAGACACTGATAAGACAAGGGAAGCTTACTGAGTGGGTTGTCAAGGAGGTTTAA